A single Megachile rotundata isolate GNS110a chromosome 9, iyMegRotu1, whole genome shotgun sequence DNA region contains:
- the LOC143265127 gene encoding uncharacterized protein LOC143265127 produces the protein MSELREHRSRTRYDSCVTERERSRERSQRVRSRDDSRDSGRARSGENSGRVRGDSRESSQDSRESSRDSRGRSKKRSRKGKETKNHGRADRRRSERRSRDRSSRRERGGRSRESSRVRSRSPSVSRRSSTRESATVEALLQTVQKLQEELCNARYRPAAQEHLVPLFDPADDKADIEVWVRDVDRIARRGGWRDEDITCYIARQLRGHARQFFDEEQRRDPTWEMLKTALVARFKKSLPFNRLFRDAANYTAQPGQKLGDYCFNKLAKLRALKVDIPDEFLRDAVIGSIGDETIERTIRSNKYMSADELYAAMREMGTMPKSDGVSVAKMSRISDRAPISVAGPSGVRAANRKKQPGDQSKHTTKFVCYNCGEEGHAARTCSKPRRRCARCQKDGHLERFCYGAKVAVNVVQKPK, from the exons ATGAGTGAGCTGAGGGAACATAGAAGCCGTACGCGGTATGATTCGTGTGTAACGGAACGTGAACGTTCGAGGGAGAGATCCCAGCGTGTGCGCTCGAGGGACGATTCGCGCGATTCGGGACGTGCACGCTCAGGAGAAAACTCGGGACGAGTGCGGGGAGATTCGCGTGAATCTTCGCAAGATTCGCGTGAGTCTTCGCGAGATTCGCGGGGACGTTCGAAAAAACGGTCGCGAAAAGGAAAGGAGACGAAGAATCATGGCAGAGCGGATCGCCGTCGTTCAGAGAGGCGATCGCGGGATCGATCCTCCCGAAGGGAGAGGGGGGGACGTTCGCGAGAATCGTCGCGAGTTAGGTCGCGATCACCATCGGTGTCGCGGAGGTCTTCCACGAGGGAGAGTGCGACGGTGGAAGCACTGCTTCAGACCGTCCAAAAATTACAAGAAGAACTGTGTAATGCGCGGTATAGGCCGGCCGCGCAGGAGCATTTAGTGCCTTTATTTGATCCGGCGGACGATAAAGCAGACATAGAAGTATGGGTGCGTGACGTGGACAGGATTGCGAGGCGCGGGGGTTGGCGCGATGAAGATATAACGTGTTATATTGCACGCCAATTGCGGGGGCACGCGCGGCAGTTTTTCGATGAAGAGCAACGGCGTGATCCCACTTGGGAGATGCTGAAAACAGCGCTCGTCGCTCGCTTTAAAAAATCCCTGCCCTTCAACCGGCTGTTCAGAGATGCTGCTAATTACACAGCTCAGCCAGGGCAGAAGCTGGGGGACTATTGTTTCAACAAATTGGCCAAGCTGAGGGCGTTAAAGGTGGACATTCCGGATGAATTTCTAAGGGATGCAGTAATTGGCAGCATCGGAGACGAGACGATCGAAAGGACAATACGATCGAATAAATATATGAGTGCCGACGAATTGTATGCGGCCATGCGGGAGATGGGCACGATGCCGAAGTCGGACGGAGTGTCAGTAGCAAAGATGTCGCGGATTTCTGATCGGGCGCCGATATCTGTAGCAGGGCCGTCGGGGGTGCGGGCCGCAAACAGAAAGAAGCAGCCAGGTGATCAGTCAAAACACACGACTAAGTTCGTGTGTTACAACTGCGGAGAAGAGGGGCACGCTGCGAGGACCTGCTCGAAGCCGCGGCGGAGGTGTGCGAGATGTCAAAAAGATGGGCACCTGGAGCGGTTCTGCTACGGAGCGAAGGTAGCGGTTAATGTAGTACAG AAACCGAAATAG